From Mucilaginibacter gotjawali:
CATTTAACTTTGCATCGGCATATAACTCGTAAGGCAGAGCACAGGCGGGGCGGATCCCTTTTTCCTGCTTCGGCGTAAGGGGCGATGCATGCGGATCGCGGTTGATCTGGGCGATCTCTTCAGGGCTCAGCAATTTATAATCTGTCGGCAACTTTTTAAACTGCGCTTTATGGATGCCTTCAACAAATTCATCTTTCTTCACAAACTCCGGACTGGCAATAATCTCGCCATTGTACGGCCTGAATACCGAAGTAAGGTTGCCGCAGATGGTGCGCCGCCAGTCGCTGATATTGGGTTCCACGATCTTTTTACCTGTTTTCTTACTTAAAAACTCCTCCAAAAACTGTAGGGTAGAGGTATGGTCGAAGACTTCGGAGTTTACATAACCGCCCTTGCTCCATGGCGAGGCAATGATCATCGGCACACGGTAACCCAGGCCGATGGAACTTTCTTTATCAAATTTTTCGGGGAAATCACGGCGTTCCAGCTCCTGTTCAAGGGTTACAAATTCAACACGGGTATCAATCCCTTTGGAAACCGCGCCGGTACCCGGCTTATGCGAATGCGGTGCAACAAAAGGAGGGACGTGATCAAAATAACCATCATTTTCATCATAAGTCAGGATGAAAATGGTCTTTTTCCAGACTTCCGGATTTTGGGTAAGGATATCCAGCGCTTCGGATACATACCATGCCCCGTACCATGCCGAGCTGGGGTGATCCGAAAAATTTTCGGGAGCCGTAAGCCCAATGTCATTAAGTTAAGGATTTAGTAAGATGGTTTAAAGTTTGAAAACGTCCTATGTTTGCTTTTAGATTGTTTGTTTTTCCTGACTCGTTCATAGGATCTGTTGGGTCTCACCGGTAATATATCTCTTATAAAATGAGCGTGTAATATATTCAGGATACGACCAACGTCATTATCTGTAAAAAGAGAGATAAGGTTGATCTTAAGCTTACCGATTGACTTATTTCTATTAACTTTCATAGGATATTTTCTACTTTTTGAGTTTTCGTCTATTGATTGTTGAGCATCTTTTATCAAAACTGAATGTAGATTTGCAGTAAAA
This genomic window contains:
- a CDS encoding alkaline phosphatase family protein — protein: MGLTAPENFSDHPSSAWYGAWYVSEALDILTQNPEVWKKTIFILTYDENDGYFDHVPPFVAPHSHKPGTGAVSKGIDTRVEFVTLEQELERRDFPEKFDKESSIGLGYRVPMIIASPWSKGGYVNSEVFDHTSTLQFLEEFLSKKTGKKIVEPNISDWRRTICGNLTSVFRPYNGEIIASPEFVKKDEFVEGIHKAQFKKLPTDYKLLSPEEIAQINRDPHASPLTPKQEKGIRPACALPYELYADAKLNADKTAVEIRFKAGNKVFGDKALGAPFNVYAPGSYLKRNETIFEPVRTWSYGLTAGDGIADSWPLNEFEDKSYHLRVYGPNGFYREFKGNAQNPHITADFDYQRSLTSSSKLTGNVEILLANLSAKPVEIEVIDHAYKSGTRKKIIPASGKTTVVLSLEKSFGWYDFSVKVAGHDHFEQRYAGRVETGKTRFSDPFMGKVEV